Proteins encoded within one genomic window of Sulfurovum sp. XGS-02:
- the thiI gene encoding tRNA uracil 4-sulfurtransferase ThiI, with protein sequence METPSVKTQKFILKLFPEIMVKGASAKRQMVGQLYNNLVKLLGRYSAEITVKKFSDKLEVVTPIEFLTEVRQTLLDTPGIEQVLEALQFDGMETLEQIKVKVNEMMAKEIIGKTFVVRVKRSGTHPFNSTQIAQTVGGYMLAHNETKGVDLHHPEVTIRLELINKQLNIITIRHVGLSGFPLGTQGDILSLMSGGFDSTVASYLTMKRGIKTHFIFFNLGGIAHEIGVKQVALYLWNKFGASHRVSFISVPFDAVIEEIFRSTHESYMGVTLKRLMLLASEKVANELEIDALLTGESVAQVSSQTLRNLALIDQVTNKLILRPLATMNKPEIIKIASEIGTRRFAENMPEYCGVISKNPITHGSYKRMEKEAARFDYSVLDKAVEDAQKIYVDEIIDDVTNAAPVEVIHDLNNEKYVVIDIRSEEECIETPCKSIKIPFHKLKTEFKKLPQDKEYLLYCDKGIMSQLHAQYLRDAEDAKNVRVYRPQ encoded by the coding sequence GTGGAAACTCCATCAGTCAAAACACAAAAATTCATTTTAAAACTTTTTCCTGAGATCATGGTCAAAGGTGCTTCTGCCAAACGACAAATGGTAGGACAGCTCTATAATAATCTTGTAAAACTTTTAGGCAGATACAGTGCTGAGATCACGGTAAAAAAGTTTTCTGATAAACTCGAAGTAGTTACACCTATAGAATTTCTCACTGAAGTACGTCAAACGCTCCTTGATACTCCGGGTATAGAACAGGTACTTGAAGCCTTACAGTTTGACGGTATGGAAACACTTGAACAGATCAAAGTCAAAGTGAATGAAATGATGGCCAAAGAGATTATAGGAAAGACCTTTGTGGTACGTGTCAAACGTTCAGGGACCCATCCTTTTAATTCTACACAAATTGCCCAGACCGTAGGCGGCTATATGTTGGCACACAATGAAACTAAAGGTGTAGACCTGCATCATCCCGAAGTGACCATCCGCCTGGAACTGATCAATAAGCAACTCAATATCATTACCATCAGACATGTGGGACTCAGCGGTTTTCCTTTGGGTACACAGGGAGATATACTCTCTCTGATGTCCGGCGGTTTTGACTCTACCGTTGCCTCTTATCTCACGATGAAAAGGGGTATAAAGACCCATTTTATATTCTTCAATCTTGGTGGGATCGCCCATGAGATAGGTGTCAAGCAGGTGGCGCTTTATCTCTGGAACAAGTTTGGTGCATCGCATCGTGTCTCTTTCATCTCTGTACCTTTTGATGCGGTCATCGAAGAGATATTCCGTTCGACACATGAGAGTTACATGGGAGTCACCCTTAAGCGTCTTATGCTCCTTGCCTCTGAAAAAGTGGCCAATGAACTGGAAATAGATGCACTGCTAACGGGTGAGAGCGTGGCACAGGTTTCCAGTCAGACCCTGCGTAACCTGGCACTCATAGACCAGGTGACCAATAAACTCATTTTACGTCCACTAGCTACAATGAACAAACCAGAGATCATCAAGATAGCCAGTGAGATAGGCACACGCCGTTTTGCCGAGAATATGCCGGAGTACTGCGGTGTCATCTCCAAAAACCCGATCACACACGGTTCATACAAACGTATGGAAAAAGAGGCAGCACGCTTTGACTACTCTGTGTTGGACAAAGCTGTAGAAGATGCACAGAAGATCTATGTGGATGAGATCATCGATGATGTGACCAATGCAGCGCCTGTAGAGGTGATACATGACCTCAATAATGAGAAGTATGTGGTGATAGATATACGTTCGGAAGAGGAGTGCATCGAAACACCGTGCAAAAGTATTAAAATACCATTCCATAAACTTAAAACAGAGTTCAAGAAACTCCCACAGGACAAGGAGTATCTCCTCTACTGTGACAAGGGTATTATGAGCCAGCTGCATGCCCAGTATCTGCGCGATGCAGAGGATGCTAAAAATGTAAGGGTTTACAGACCCCAATAA